One genomic window of Psychrobacter cibarius includes the following:
- a CDS encoding cytochrome c, producing MKPLSVMLSMLVIGMTSSAAMAEGASVVNTSLANASLPNASLPNISPANSELVNRGAYIARAADCMACHGEDYTGGTAIETPMGDIYSTNITPSKRYGIGDYTETDLKNALQKGRTPSHMLYPAMPYPSYSGMKEEDISALFAYLQTVPAIDEAPKYKTDLPFPFNIRSLMIGWNFLNVPSTENRDGLTETQQRGEYIVNNLEHCGTCHTPRNSTMGFDKKMYLSGAQLGHWHAPNITPDESSGIGSWSEQDIVTYLRTGELDQRAYAGGPMGEAVAHSTRYLKNEDLNAIAAYLKAVPAIQTDDKVAAVDVSRLPTPISESITHDLLAQKDYLAQAKAQVSNGSNSPESLYLAACGSCHGVDGYGQPDARYAPIVGLSSIRREKPDALVNMILHGVEGATNTSPIMPGFSDELNSEQIAGITNYVRVNFGGLNSSEVSASDVDRIATTGTDKPFLIKYAGLLAVIGIIVAIIIIVFIIRAILRSRRRR from the coding sequence ATGAAGCCACTTTCTGTGATGTTATCGATGCTCGTCATCGGTATGACCTCCAGCGCTGCGATGGCTGAAGGCGCAAGCGTCGTCAATACCAGCCTAGCGAATGCTAGCCTGCCTAATGCCAGTTTACCTAATATTAGTCCAGCCAATAGCGAGCTTGTCAATCGCGGTGCTTACATTGCCCGTGCGGCCGATTGCATGGCATGTCATGGCGAAGATTATACTGGCGGTACAGCGATCGAAACGCCGATGGGAGATATCTACTCAACCAATATCACCCCGTCTAAACGTTATGGTATCGGTGATTATACCGAAACGGACCTAAAGAACGCGTTGCAAAAAGGTCGTACGCCAAGCCATATGCTTTACCCTGCCATGCCATATCCTTCTTATAGTGGCATGAAAGAAGAAGATATCAGTGCGTTGTTTGCTTATCTGCAAACCGTACCTGCTATCGATGAAGCACCGAAATATAAAACTGACCTGCCATTTCCCTTTAACATTCGCAGCTTAATGATTGGCTGGAATTTTCTTAATGTCCCGTCTACTGAAAACCGTGATGGTCTCACCGAGACGCAGCAACGTGGTGAATATATTGTCAATAACTTAGAGCACTGCGGCACTTGCCATACCCCGCGTAATAGCACCATGGGTTTCGATAAAAAAATGTATCTATCAGGTGCTCAGCTTGGTCATTGGCATGCACCAAATATCACGCCTGACGAGTCGAGCGGTATCGGTAGTTGGAGTGAACAAGATATCGTCACTTATCTGCGTACTGGTGAGCTTGACCAGCGTGCCTATGCAGGTGGTCCTATGGGTGAGGCGGTTGCACATAGTACGCGCTACTTAAAAAATGAAGATTTGAATGCCATTGCTGCTTATCTAAAAGCGGTGCCTGCTATCCAAACAGATGATAAGGTCGCAGCCGTTGATGTCTCGCGTTTACCAACACCCATTAGCGAATCTATCACTCACGATTTACTGGCGCAAAAAGATTATTTAGCCCAAGCCAAAGCACAGGTGAGTAATGGCAGCAATTCACCAGAATCGCTATATTTGGCAGCCTGTGGTAGCTGTCACGGCGTTGACGGTTATGGTCAGCCTGATGCGCGTTACGCTCCTATCGTTGGACTCAGCAGTATTCGCCGTGAGAAACCTGATGCGCTGGTCAATATGATCCTTCATGGGGTAGAAGGCGCGACTAACACATCACCTATCATGCCAGGGTTCTCAGATGAGCTAAATAGCGAGCAAATCGCTGGTATTACCAATTATGTGCGTGTGAATTTTGGTGGTCTCAACAGTAGTGAGGTGAGTGCTAGTGATGTTGACCGTATCGCAACGACAGGTACTGACAAGCCCTTCTTAATCAAATATGCGGGCTTACTGGCAGTAATCGGTATCATCGTGGCTATTATTATCATTGTGTTTATTATACGAGCCATCTTGCGGTCTAGGCGCCGTCGTTAA
- a CDS encoding flavin monoamine oxidase family protein has product MKDMLQSPTRRQLLSMIGKTAGATAMYQAMTTLGFASESSFKETMDLKGAPPGASIVILGAGLGGLTAAYELRKAGYDVKVLEYQNRGGGRSWTLNSGDKYTELGGEEVTCDFEEGNYFNGGPWRLPSHHYAVFHYCKQFGVEMQPFIQTNDRAYLHRSTHFDGVPQRLGDVKNDIQGHVAELLSKSVNVGGLDRSVNTEDKEKLLEGLKGWGVLDKDYRYRASNETSKHRGFSVFPGGGLMPDATPSKPLPISEILDSGMWADIYGNHMTYGHQPTMFQPVGGMGKIGDAFTRECRDMIEFNAKVTKIHQDDSGVTVDYVDSNSPDGATKTIRADWCVCNIPLTVLTQMDINVSKPMKQAMAAVPYETSYKVGLEFNRRFWEEDEWIFGGLTYTDMPIAQIAYPSQNMFKDGTGVLLGAYGYGPTSYKFNSLTPQERINVALAYGKYIHPQYPKEFRAGTSVVWHRIPWTLGCYGIWNESTRRQHYDTLCSIDNRIVLAGEHCSHIPAWQEGAILSGMDAAKRLHKKAKMLV; this is encoded by the coding sequence ATGAAAGACATGCTTCAATCACCAACGCGGCGCCAACTGCTCTCGATGATTGGTAAAACCGCAGGCGCAACAGCGATGTATCAGGCGATGACGACATTAGGATTTGCGTCAGAGTCGAGTTTTAAAGAGACCATGGATCTTAAAGGTGCACCTCCGGGCGCTAGTATCGTCATTCTTGGTGCGGGTCTTGGCGGGCTGACCGCGGCTTATGAGTTACGTAAAGCAGGCTACGATGTCAAAGTACTTGAATATCAAAATCGTGGCGGCGGTCGTAGCTGGACATTGAACAGTGGGGACAAATATACCGAGCTTGGCGGCGAAGAAGTCACTTGTGATTTTGAAGAGGGCAATTATTTTAATGGTGGACCGTGGCGTCTGCCAAGCCATCATTATGCCGTCTTCCATTATTGCAAACAGTTTGGCGTTGAAATGCAGCCCTTTATTCAAACCAATGATCGTGCTTATCTGCATCGCAGTACTCATTTCGACGGCGTGCCGCAGCGTTTGGGTGATGTGAAAAACGATATCCAAGGTCATGTCGCGGAGCTGCTATCGAAATCAGTTAACGTCGGTGGTCTTGATCGCTCGGTCAATACTGAGGACAAAGAAAAGCTATTAGAAGGTTTAAAAGGCTGGGGGGTGCTAGATAAAGATTATCGTTATCGCGCCAGTAATGAAACCAGTAAACATCGCGGCTTTAGTGTGTTTCCGGGTGGTGGCTTGATGCCTGATGCGACGCCATCAAAACCTTTGCCGATTAGTGAGATACTAGATTCAGGTATGTGGGCAGATATTTATGGCAACCATATGACTTATGGTCATCAACCGACGATGTTTCAGCCAGTAGGTGGTATGGGGAAAATTGGGGATGCGTTCACCCGTGAATGCCGCGATATGATTGAGTTTAATGCAAAGGTCACTAAAATTCATCAAGATGACAGTGGCGTCACTGTCGATTATGTAGACAGCAACAGCCCAGATGGTGCCACCAAGACCATTCGTGCAGACTGGTGCGTGTGCAATATTCCATTAACTGTATTGACGCAGATGGATATCAATGTCTCAAAACCAATGAAGCAGGCGATGGCCGCCGTGCCTTATGAAACCTCTTATAAAGTTGGTCTAGAGTTCAACCGCCGCTTTTGGGAAGAGGATGAATGGATATTTGGTGGTCTGACTTATACCGACATGCCCATTGCTCAGATTGCTTACCCGTCACAAAATATGTTTAAAGATGGTACGGGCGTGCTACTCGGTGCGTATGGTTATGGTCCGACGTCTTATAAGTTTAATAGCTTAACGCCGCAAGAGCGTATTAATGTTGCGCTTGCTTATGGTAAATACATCCATCCTCAGTATCCAAAAGAATTCCGTGCAGGGACATCAGTTGTCTGGCACCGCATCCCATGGACGCTCGGCTGTTACGGTATTTGGAATGAGTCGACCCGTCGTCAGCATTACGATACCTTGTGCAGTATTGATAATCGTATTGTGCTGGCGGGCGAGCATTGCTCACATATTCCGGCATGGCAAGAAGGCGCTATTTTATCTGGTATGGATGCCGCAAAGCGCCTACATAAAAAAGCAAAAATGCTTGTTTAA
- a CDS encoding CHC2 zinc finger domain-containing protein: MSIPNYILDQLNSQADLISIIGRHTTLKRAGSEFKGCCPFHGEKSPSFYVNPQKNIYHCFGCSVGGNAISFLRDYENLTFIEAVNELSKQTGIEVPKEEQQNVSYQRRAPKPIAPPSIPSPTIDAKSDAKSLAQTINAPSINATSAIQQQNQYGDTDQPVYHDSSNGYDEYPPLDAYDSAPYPEDSYGTDYQDNNSYPPAWLTGGDTDAAALYDDHSVSDKDGNLYELLEQIQQFYQHNLTLHPHAKHYFLSRGITEDIFETFGLGYAPFGWQHLEHQFPQDIEGLKALGLVRQSESGRDYDLLRDRVIFPIRDNQGRTIGFGGRALDDEVKPKYINSSDSPVFHKQHVLYGYYESRQQRADSWLVVEGYMDVIALYQAGIYGAIASMGTAINESQISRLLTLNPTLTLSFDGDSAGQKAAWRTLEVALPVLADDKELRFLTLPNNHDPDTFIKSQGGDAMREQIANAMPLSQYIFAYLSERYDLTLAEGKAKLMSQVRALTTALPKGSSFRYLLNNDVYQKLGGKRSQNKDARDALVDFDGDMTISQQLQLCFLFQPRALIEDPIEAIWQQAGINDLQLPAHIKQKAAPDILRPLAWEDLQDIALLDIVSTIKRCLNHLPKDANAAAHFILSNVKPITQETLSRSWGGFYKTLIGRNILSLDELIENLVMQLLKLHLQKKMQELIKNPDHIKLAIVRKQSQLLNDWLRAQQAEQSAQMVTVKS, encoded by the coding sequence ATGAGTATTCCAAATTACATTCTCGACCAATTAAATAGCCAAGCTGACTTAATCAGTATCATTGGGCGTCATACTACGCTTAAACGTGCTGGTAGTGAGTTTAAAGGCTGCTGTCCGTTTCATGGCGAAAAATCGCCCTCTTTTTATGTCAATCCACAAAAAAACATCTATCACTGCTTTGGCTGTAGCGTCGGCGGTAATGCCATCAGTTTTTTACGCGATTATGAAAATTTAACGTTCATTGAAGCGGTCAATGAGCTATCAAAGCAGACGGGCATCGAAGTCCCAAAAGAAGAGCAACAAAACGTCAGCTACCAGCGCCGTGCACCAAAACCGATTGCACCACCGTCAATACCTAGTCCGACTATCGACGCTAAAAGTGACGCTAAAAGTTTGGCTCAAACAATTAATGCGCCTTCTATTAACGCTACTTCAGCTATTCAGCAACAAAACCAGTACGGCGATACCGATCAACCCGTTTATCACGATAGTAGCAACGGCTACGATGAGTATCCACCGCTAGATGCTTACGACTCAGCGCCTTATCCAGAAGATTCTTATGGCACAGACTACCAAGATAATAATAGCTATCCGCCAGCATGGTTGACAGGTGGCGATACTGATGCTGCGGCATTGTACGATGATCATAGCGTTTCCGATAAAGACGGTAACCTGTATGAGCTGTTAGAGCAAATCCAGCAGTTTTATCAGCACAATCTCACCCTTCATCCGCATGCTAAGCATTACTTTTTATCGCGTGGTATCACAGAAGACATCTTTGAGACCTTTGGCTTAGGCTATGCGCCCTTTGGGTGGCAGCATCTTGAGCATCAATTTCCACAGGATATTGAAGGGCTCAAAGCGTTAGGCTTAGTGCGCCAGTCCGAGTCTGGACGCGATTATGATCTACTGCGCGATCGGGTCATTTTCCCGATTCGAGACAATCAAGGCCGTACGATTGGCTTCGGTGGTCGAGCGCTGGATGATGAAGTAAAACCTAAATACATCAACTCCTCTGACTCACCCGTTTTTCATAAACAGCATGTGCTGTATGGCTATTACGAATCACGCCAACAACGTGCCGACAGCTGGCTGGTGGTCGAAGGCTATATGGATGTGATTGCCCTCTATCAAGCAGGTATCTATGGGGCAATCGCCTCGATGGGTACGGCGATCAATGAGAGTCAAATATCACGACTTTTAACATTAAACCCTACCCTAACCTTGAGCTTTGATGGCGATAGCGCGGGACAAAAAGCAGCTTGGCGTACTTTAGAGGTGGCGCTACCCGTGCTGGCCGATGACAAAGAGTTGCGGTTTTTGACCCTACCAAATAATCATGATCCTGATACGTTTATTAAGAGTCAGGGCGGCGATGCCATGCGTGAGCAAATCGCGAATGCCATGCCATTGTCACAGTATATTTTTGCCTATTTAAGCGAGCGTTACGATTTAACCTTGGCAGAAGGCAAAGCCAAGCTCATGTCACAAGTACGTGCCTTGACCACTGCATTACCTAAAGGCAGTAGCTTTCGCTATTTGCTGAACAATGACGTCTATCAGAAGCTGGGTGGTAAACGTAGCCAAAATAAAGATGCAAGAGATGCGCTGGTAGATTTTGATGGTGACATGACCATCAGTCAGCAATTGCAACTTTGTTTTTTGTTTCAGCCACGCGCCTTAATTGAAGACCCTATCGAAGCCATTTGGCAGCAGGCAGGTATTAATGATTTACAGCTGCCAGCACACATCAAGCAAAAAGCCGCGCCTGACATCTTGCGTCCGCTTGCTTGGGAAGATTTGCAAGATATCGCCTTGCTGGATATCGTTAGCACCATCAAACGCTGCCTGAATCATTTACCCAAAGATGCCAACGCCGCCGCACACTTTATATTGTCTAATGTCAAGCCAATCACCCAAGAGACACTTAGCCGTAGCTGGGGCGGATTTTATAAGACATTGATTGGCAGAAATATTTTGAGCTTGGATGAGTTGATCGAAAACTTGGTGATGCAGTTGCTCAAGTTACATCTGCAAAAAAAGATGCAAGAGCTCATCAAAAATCCTGATCATATCAAGCTGGCGATTGTCCGTAAGCAGTCGCAATTATTAAATGATTGGCTACGCGCGCAGCAAGCTGAGCAGTCAGCGCAGATGGTTACCGTCAAATCTTAA
- a CDS encoding outer membrane protein assembly factor BamD — MQAVGNTFIKLSSITLLALSVNLVGCQTFKNLTGGKDVDAVETAEKSEQNYYNDAITQIDKGRYTQAIEDLTNLRTFYPTGQYAEQALLDMMYAQYASGKYEMAAASAEQFINLYPSNPQVSYAYYVRGVANMQGSSEGLKLFKLNQAERDTAYLRIAFANFQELINKYPNSPYAPDAAQRMTFIYNQFAESEMSAANWYIEREAYVAAVNRAKWVFQYYPLSESIPDAIAVLAYSYDKLGMSDLAAEYKTLLQINYPNMLSANGRVKLDTKRERSFINKLTFGQLSRFNKDTSSVATGDYNGATKTQVIRNASQLRLPSDNAAASAAQGTSPVRANTGINVGLGLPEASAERITSQSSTGSTAREANVDPQNTNPVRRTTLPVQGIDIMPADVDMNDE, encoded by the coding sequence ATGCAAGCTGTTGGCAATACGTTTATCAAACTGTCCTCAATAACCCTACTTGCGCTAAGCGTAAACTTAGTGGGCTGTCAGACTTTCAAAAATCTGACTGGCGGTAAAGACGTCGATGCGGTAGAAACTGCCGAAAAATCAGAGCAGAACTATTATAACGACGCCATTACCCAGATTGATAAAGGCCGCTATACACAAGCCATCGAAGATTTGACCAATCTGCGCACTTTTTATCCTACTGGACAATACGCTGAGCAAGCATTACTCGACATGATGTACGCACAATATGCCAGTGGTAAGTATGAAATGGCCGCCGCCAGCGCTGAGCAATTTATTAACCTATATCCTTCTAATCCGCAAGTCAGCTACGCTTACTATGTGCGCGGCGTCGCCAATATGCAAGGCTCATCAGAAGGTCTAAAACTGTTTAAGCTCAATCAAGCTGAGCGTGATACCGCCTATTTACGTATTGCCTTCGCTAACTTTCAAGAGCTTATTAATAAGTACCCTAACAGCCCTTACGCGCCAGATGCCGCTCAGCGCATGACTTTCATTTACAATCAGTTTGCTGAAAGTGAGATGAGTGCCGCCAACTGGTATATCGAGCGCGAAGCTTATGTCGCTGCTGTTAACCGTGCCAAATGGGTGTTTCAATACTATCCACTTAGTGAATCCATCCCAGACGCAATCGCGGTCTTAGCTTATAGCTATGACAAATTGGGTATGTCTGATTTGGCAGCAGAATACAAAACTCTATTGCAGATTAATTATCCCAACATGTTAAGTGCTAATGGACGCGTTAAACTCGACACCAAACGTGAGCGTTCTTTCATCAACAAATTGACTTTTGGACAGTTAAGTCGTTTTAACAAAGATACTTCATCAGTTGCGACAGGCGACTATAACGGCGCGACCAAAACTCAGGTTATTCGTAACGCCAGTCAATTGAGACTGCCAAGCGATAATGCAGCAGCCAGTGCAGCGCAAGGTACTTCACCTGTGCGCGCCAATACTGGCATTAACGTCGGCTTGGGTCTGCCTGAAGCTTCCGCTGAGCGCATTACTAGCCAATCGAGCACTGGCTCTACGGCAAGAGAAGCCAATGTCGATCCGCAAAACACCAATCCTGTACGCCGTACGACATTGCCTGTTCAAGGGATTGATATCATGCCAGCAGATGTCGATATGAATGATGAATAA
- a CDS encoding RluA family pseudouridine synthase, which yields MTTHLPPNQSRQTDSSAQESPMPNDVLNNSELPDDNQSMLDEQSHSDHVLEDAVSEEAMLKDSDVLDDDMIDSSDEDADDIDDSEDDEASAAGQVVPVIINMTHTVIEDEAGLRIDKLASKIFTDFSRVQLQGWISDGSLLYNGGVQKPKIRVRAGDVLQLTTTLEQHSEDQPENIDIDVVYEDDEVLVINKPVGMVVHPGAGNQTGTLVNALLYHYPQQHHLPRAGLVHRIDKDTSGLLLIGKTKPAQLALMEQLKDKSVYRHYQCVVAGDAASLSRHRRIDAPIGRHRNQRTKMTVMTAGREAVTHLLNVTALNGNYCLLDVGLETGRTHQIRVHLSHVTYPIVGDRVYGGRRQLRAGLTEAQRQAINNFPRQALHAYTLGFVHPTTGEDIEVTTPLPEDMQQLMAVLSDGYDDE from the coding sequence ATGACTACCCATTTACCACCGAATCAATCACGACAGACTGATTCATCAGCACAAGAGTCACCGATGCCAAATGACGTTTTAAATAATAGTGAATTACCTGACGATAATCAGTCGATGCTTGATGAGCAAAGCCATAGCGATCATGTTTTAGAAGACGCTGTGTCAGAAGAAGCTATGTTAAAAGATAGTGATGTGCTTGACGACGATATGATAGATAGCAGCGATGAAGATGCTGACGACATTGATGATAGCGAAGATGATGAAGCATCAGCCGCCGGTCAAGTGGTGCCAGTAATTATTAATATGACGCATACGGTTATAGAAGACGAAGCTGGTTTACGTATTGATAAATTGGCTTCAAAAATATTTACCGATTTCTCACGTGTTCAATTACAAGGTTGGATCAGTGATGGCAGCCTGCTGTATAACGGTGGCGTGCAAAAACCGAAAATTCGTGTCAGAGCGGGTGATGTGCTGCAGTTAACCACCACATTAGAGCAGCATAGTGAAGATCAACCAGAAAATATAGACATCGATGTGGTCTATGAAGATGATGAAGTATTGGTCATCAATAAACCTGTTGGCATGGTAGTGCATCCTGGTGCGGGCAACCAAACCGGCACCTTGGTCAATGCACTGCTGTATCACTATCCGCAGCAGCACCATCTGCCGCGTGCAGGTCTGGTGCACCGTATCGATAAAGATACCTCAGGGCTATTGTTGATTGGTAAAACCAAGCCAGCACAGCTTGCGCTGATGGAGCAACTAAAGGACAAGTCGGTCTATCGTCATTATCAGTGTGTGGTAGCAGGGGATGCAGCGAGTCTATCGCGCCATCGCCGTATTGACGCCCCAATCGGTCGTCACCGCAACCAGCGTACTAAAATGACGGTAATGACGGCAGGACGCGAAGCTGTGACTCATTTACTGAATGTGACCGCGCTTAATGGCAATTATTGCCTGTTGGATGTAGGTCTTGAAACGGGACGCACTCACCAAATTCGTGTGCATTTAAGTCATGTTACTTATCCGATAGTGGGTGATCGTGTCTATGGTGGTCGTCGTCAATTGCGGGCAGGACTGACAGAAGCACAACGTCAAGCGATTAATAATTTTCCACGTCAAGCCTTGCATGCTTATACATTGGGTTTCGTGCATCCAACGACTGGTGAAGATATTGAAGTCACCACACCACTGCCTGAAGATATGCAGCAGTTAATGGCTGTGCTAAGTGATGGCTATGATGACGAGTAG
- a CDS encoding polyphenol oxidase family protein, producing the protein MTHQFPMTLLAQIDDVAVFQTAAFSSDDVDSQDQPTEQLVRQQRQANYGELNLGLHVNDDAAKVLSNRMRLLSAINEQLAPLSSTCQHVPIKRLHWVNQVHGKQIHDIDGTALGMTPMSADAMVSRQQGLGLSIMTADCVPIVLYQPASGQMAAIHAGWQGLACGVIQATVQCFTQSGQIKAWIGVCISQDSYEVGAQVRNQLLKGCTENKLLNTASIEHFDSLYVIDSVAIIKGDSNTQHVQDTVDKRSSCNTVDARKIKLNLPKLAADQLSASGVIVDDTLSSSCSYTDDHYYSYRRQTHLQQPATGRMALVIVRGAA; encoded by the coding sequence ATGACTCATCAGTTTCCTATGACATTGCTTGCACAGATTGATGATGTGGCTGTTTTTCAAACAGCTGCCTTTTCAAGCGATGATGTTGACTCACAAGACCAGCCCACAGAACAGCTAGTACGACAGCAACGTCAAGCGAATTACGGTGAGCTAAATTTAGGTTTGCATGTCAATGACGATGCTGCAAAAGTACTGAGCAATCGCATGCGTTTATTATCTGCCATCAATGAGCAGCTTGCACCCTTATCGTCGACATGCCAACACGTACCCATCAAACGCTTACACTGGGTTAACCAAGTTCACGGTAAGCAAATTCATGATATTGATGGCACAGCGCTAGGTATGACGCCAATGTCTGCTGACGCGATGGTCAGTCGGCAACAAGGGCTTGGGCTTTCGATAATGACGGCTGACTGCGTGCCGATAGTTTTATATCAGCCAGCTAGTGGTCAAATGGCAGCGATTCACGCGGGTTGGCAAGGTCTGGCTTGCGGGGTTATTCAAGCGACTGTGCAATGCTTTACGCAATCAGGACAAATCAAAGCTTGGATTGGTGTTTGTATCAGTCAAGACAGCTATGAAGTTGGCGCTCAAGTTCGCAATCAATTATTGAAAGGTTGCACAGAAAATAAGTTATTGAACACAGCAAGTATTGAACATTTTGATTCGTTATATGTCATAGATTCTGTAGCTATTATTAAAGGCGATAGCAATACTCAACATGTACAGGATACGGTTGATAAGCGGTCAAGCTGTAACACAGTTGACGCGAGAAAAATCAAGCTAAATTTACCAAAGTTGGCAGCGGATCAGCTTAGTGCGTCGGGCGTTATAGTAGATGACACCTTATCTAGCAGCTGTAGTTATACTGATGACCACTATTACTCTTATCGGCGTCAAACGCATTTGCAGCAGCCTGCTACGGGTCGAATGGCGCTGGTCATTGTACGTGGCGCTGCGTAG
- a CDS encoding cytochrome c, which translates to MKKMTLKLLTVMLLSGISSAALLGCSQRSDDEVTVSSVQDQDSLTTNDYQASRNTGAWGGVYMSREELTAPAINIVDDSSLPNMEDDPSITEWDAKFEGTNGFVTTDGKKLYHDSCAACHMHKGEGAYGAGYYPPLANNSKMQSKYYIIDILINGFRGMPSFHGMMNDAQMAAVTQYVVSDLNGFTDTVTAEDVAKLRHPNPSAGDPSDD; encoded by the coding sequence ATGAAAAAAATGACACTCAAACTGCTGACGGTGATGCTGCTGAGTGGGATCAGCAGTGCAGCACTGTTGGGCTGTAGTCAACGGTCAGATGATGAAGTGACGGTTTCCAGTGTACAAGATCAGGATTCCTTGACAACCAATGACTATCAAGCAAGCCGAAATACGGGTGCATGGGGCGGCGTTTATATGAGCCGTGAAGAGCTTACTGCACCTGCTATCAATATTGTCGACGACAGCTCATTGCCCAATATGGAAGACGACCCAAGTATTACTGAATGGGACGCAAAGTTTGAAGGCACAAATGGCTTTGTAACGACAGATGGCAAAAAGCTGTATCACGACTCTTGTGCGGCTTGTCACATGCACAAAGGCGAGGGTGCTTACGGTGCAGGCTATTATCCGCCACTGGCGAATAACAGTAAGATGCAATCAAAGTATTACATCATCGATATCTTGATTAATGGCTTTCGTGGTATGCCCTCATTCCATGGGATGATGAACGATGCGCAGATGGCGGCGGTTACTCAATATGTGGTCAGTGACTTAAATGGTTTTACCGATACCGTGACTGCTGAAGATGTGGCAAAACTGCGGCATCCAAATCCATCAGCGGGTGATCCGAGTGATGATTAA
- a CDS encoding flavodoxin family protein: MNTPAKSSTTDSIPTVSIAVIYHSNYGHTKRVAEAIVEGAHQQLPAAQAKAVDVHKVDWDYLDQADLLVFGSAVYMGSVTAEFKTFMDETSKRWYHRKWEGKWAAAFANSGGLSGDKLAVLQQISLYAMQHGMNWIGLPLMPTGHEAHDLNRLSSFLGLMTQSLDGPPEETPGRGDIDTAIWFGDHLAKTIIKHQPAARP, from the coding sequence ATGAATACACCTGCCAAATCGTCCACTACTGATAGCATACCGACTGTATCTATTGCTGTTATTTATCATAGCAACTACGGTCATACCAAGCGCGTCGCTGAAGCGATCGTCGAAGGGGCGCATCAGCAATTGCCAGCAGCACAGGCCAAAGCCGTTGATGTCCACAAGGTCGACTGGGATTATTTGGATCAGGCGGATTTGCTGGTTTTCGGTAGTGCCGTATATATGGGTAGTGTCACTGCTGAATTTAAGACTTTTATGGATGAAACCTCAAAGCGCTGGTATCATCGTAAATGGGAAGGTAAGTGGGCAGCCGCTTTTGCCAACTCTGGTGGGCTGAGCGGTGATAAGCTGGCGGTATTGCAGCAGATTTCTTTATATGCGATGCAGCATGGCATGAACTGGATTGGATTACCGCTGATGCCGACAGGTCATGAGGCTCATGATTTAAACCGTTTATCTAGCTTTTTGGGCTTGATGACCCAGTCGCTTGATGGTCCCCCTGAGGAAACGCCAGGACGGGGAGATATTGATACGGCTATTTGGTTCGGCGATCATTTGGCCAAGACAATTATCAAGCATCAGCCGGCGGCGCGCCCTTGA